The Pygocentrus nattereri isolate fPygNat1 chromosome 12, fPygNat1.pri, whole genome shotgun sequence genome includes the window AAGGCTGTTCGGTGATGGTTGAGCACTTTCATCTTTggttgttaaatatattttaatacagtaagattaatataaaatgttattttttgtaTTGCTACACAGTTTAAACCCCTGTAAAACAGTTACATGAGGGAGAtcagaaaatttaaataaaaatttctTAGAACAGCTGTCGAAGTAAAAGCTGTTTGAGTGCACATGAACACTTCCCCAACATGTCCAAAATAGTCACTTTACAGGATCGGGCATAAACATTCTCAACTTTTAATGTcagttaatgtaaatgtaagactGGTTTTAGACCTAACGAAtcccaaaaaaggaaaaaaagtgtaATATAATAAACATTAGTTCCTATGCTGACTGATGCCGGGTTTATTAAGAAGTTATGCGGCAGTTCTGCAAGTTACTCAGTACTGAAGTAGTTTTTGGACCTGATACTTTTGtacttatatataaaaaagtatttttacttGTGCCATTATTTTACCTAAGTATCAAGTATCAAACATTCTCAACTTTTAATGTCaggtaatgtaaatgtaaaacaggTTTTAGTAACTTTGAATCATTtgtgttggtccattcatcacgaaatgttcacacaatagAAAGAGTATTTTCTGTGTTAAAATAATGTgggaaaaatggagatatgtgATACATACTGCGTGTGTTCAATAAATGAACATCACCGCTgtcaaaaaacaggaaaaattcTTTAGATATATTTTGGCTGTCAGACCAAAATCTCCAGTTCTGTCgttttttcaatatttgacataatttgaaaagacctACTGCACCTGCTGTTgctgttccattgacttacattaaaaaagaaagtagtaatttttaataaacaaattttcACTTAACATTTTTGgggacacacacagacacacactttacacacatatatgaTTATAAGTTAAAGCAGCGAGAGTTTATTCCGAATAATTTTGCTGTCACTCCGTTCATCGTGAAATGTTCGGTAATATAAAGAATGGCTACTGTGTtcaaataatgcagaaaaaagaaaagtaacgATTGAAGATGAAGTGACTGCCACTATATATCATTATATACTACTGGAACTTTACAGCGTTTCACTAAAAAAGACCTGGGTTTGCACTATTTTTAGTTTAAACATCTTCTGTGGAAAAAGATACTTGGTATTTATTgttgacagaaaaaaatgacaagcaTTTGAAGATTTGACTGCATCAATTAACTGTATTAATAACTGCACAAGATCTATATCTGAAGAAGAGAAGTTAGTCACACCTTTCAAACTCTTTTATATGCATATGTGCTGTTATCTCCCCCAAAATCAGTCTGAGTATGTGTAGGTGTATATTATAAATATGGCCCACATgagtcttcctctctctctctctctctctctctctctctctctctctctctctctctctctctctctctctctctctctctctctctctctctctctctctctctctctctctctctctctctctctctctctctctctctctctctctaacacacacacacaaacgtagTCAGTTACACCACTTTACCTCCTGATCTCTGAGAGCTGCAGCTGAGGAAACCACTGAACTAGAAACTGTGCGAGTCTCACCGACCGCAAGAGGCTTGGTGGATCACACACCGCTCACTGTTCTGCAccttgtctgtgtgtttgtctgcgTCTGCGTCTGTGTGTGAGCTGTGGAGCATTTCACAGGTCTAATGTGCCTTTTATGTTCAGTGCTGATGAAAATAGCCTTAACTGTGCCTGAGTGGTTAAAGtttgtttaaagttttttaaTTGACATATTTTGGAAAGGAGCAAAGAAAGAGACATTTTGCTCCTCAGgtgaaaatgttttcagtgttcgTCCAGATTTTTCAACTATCACGTTACCTGTGATttcaatattttacttttagtaCATACTGTGTATTAATCCATACTCTAAACTTTTCAACTCTTAATATTCTAATCAGAATGCGTATATTATTTACATCAGCTGTACATTTAGTTCCTCAACTTAATACTTACAGTAACAGTAGGATAGATTTGAACATACATTTCTCAGACAGGGTTTCATTTTGACAGTTGAAATCTGGGCTGAACAATTCGAAAAAGTGCAATTTATACTGCAATTTAATATCTAGTCTTAAGtttcacattacattacagtacataCATTTACTCTGGTACACAAGTCCAAATGTGCTGTTCTTATTGTTGGATAAAAAAGGCCTGGAGCTTAACTGATAAAGTTTTAAACTGTGATTGCAATATTGGTCAGATATTTTCTCCAAATCCTTGAGTCCAAGATTAAGTATATACGTCTCGCtgaaaacttgtatctccatttcacattgtatgtaaattttatgatgaatcaACCAgaagaaaaggcccaaaatgactcagaaaaatgtttggttccactgacttacattaaaagtaaagtaggtttttttccttctcatgtaaagttagcattttggagattcgAGGTTTTGTTGTAGTAACtgctataatatataatatgtaaaatacacacacagtattgtgcaaaagtcttaggcctttgagaaaatgttttaaaagctaTTTACTTGGGGAGAAAGAACTTCGAAACACTAATATGTGAATAAATACAAAGGGCATTAATAGAATAAGTGGTAATTTTAAATGTGTCAGTGTTTTAACCATTTTCAGACTTCTCGTGGCAGCCCAGCACGATGCTTAGTcagttatatatattttctcaTGTCTTTAGAAGCAAAAGCACATCAGTACAGTGTTGCTTCTGCTCTACAAGTTATTGACTTCCAATGGGATTCAGAGTTACTACAGTTGTGAATGCTGGTTTTCATTATTCTAACAtaaaacttgattttttttttttctctttttaacagAGGCAACTGCACTGTACGACCCCAGATTCTGCTACATCCTAGATATCTTCCTGTTATTCTACGGCATCATAATCACAGTCTTGTTTCTACGTCAGAAAGTAAGACTCCTTCATCGCTTTCTACGCAAACTGACACCTCACagcacctttttctttttctcatttctctagCAAGAAGGCCTTTAGTGTAAGATCTCTCATCTGAATAAAAAACTCAGTTTTCCTTCAAATCAGGGATGCCCAAAAGTCATGtggcacagtttggtgatttccctgcttcAACACCCCTTCTACGCCTGGCAATTAAGTGACAATGAGCTGAATGAAGTGTGTGGGGAACTGTGCTGTTGTGCCTTCATCGTAGATTTAAGAAATCAGTAAATTACTCATGTAAACCTTGTTTggtacaaaaaaacaaatacgtCAGATTTATGAAACCAcatcaacatttttttcttcaactgTCAAACAGTATATAGGAAAAACTAAcgtgaaatgaaaatgaaaacaactaaatttctgtctgttttgtaaCCAGTTCTGCAGGCCCAAAGGCAAAGCAGAGACGGAGTCGGATTATCAAGTAAGTGCTTTTTACTTTCTGAAGGAGTAAAACATTGTTAGCTATCAGTGCAAATAATGTAACAAGACTttattcaaagtcattttgagccgtttctattggtccattcattgtgaattTTTGAAGCAAGGCAAAGGGCAGCTGGCAATTttgaattatgtaaaaaaaaaaataaaaaaatggaggTTTCCTTCCAACAGCTACAGCTGAGGATGTGAGCAGTGCATATATTAAAGtgcatttttcatctttttttgttCCTGATTGTTCACATTTATTGCAATATTATTTTTTGAAATTGAGGACCTGAAGGGTGTCCGATCCACCTATGAtggactgagacagagagatgctgaGAGTGGACGAGCTCGCGGGGTGAGTATTCGTAACACAGCATCTGAATGTGTAGCCCGAGCACTTGTGCGACACATGCGATGGTCAGACTAAATGACTTGGCTGGACCCAATTTGTTTCTGTCTGAAGAATAAAacctctctgagtctctgtgttcactcactgttTGTGTAACCGCTTGCAGGGTCGCAGAGACATGGAGGACACATATACGGTAAGGACCCCTCTGATCAGCACCACATTACCGTAAGCCTTTTTAGCTGGAGTGTGAACGAGTTGCGAAACTCTACTTCTGagagtgaaaaacagaaaagttcCTGGCATTAGAGACCAGCTCTTCTCCACGGCGGGTCAGGTTACACTGGGGACATTTTGTACTGACGGCTAATAAGACTGTGTGAGGGGCTGCTGGGGGGGTTAATATCTACAACTAATGTCATTTAACATCAGTTATTTCTACGCAGAACAGCAGTAAAGTGGTaacaatttgtttttgtttatagcGTCTGCAGAAGAAGACAGAGGACACATACAAAGAGATCCAAGTGAAGAAAGACGTGAGTTTAGTTGatcttttttaatctttttatcAGTTCAAGCTCAGCTATCTTAGAGGCTACACtctgatggttcttcaaaggttctaaacaggttctatatagaaccctcatggttttatgtagagttctaaatagaaccatttcatgcttaaatggttctttgcatggtgaaatggttcttcaggttgatagagatgtgttgtacatggttttataaagaacctttatgaaaataTTTCTGTGTAGTACCAAAACGTGTTcatctattgttatgatgtcaagcttataacctttttggtgctatatagaaccatatacaacatattctctgtcaatttgaccatgcaaagaaccataagaatgaaatggttttatatagaactcatggctgtatatagaacccttccctttactaaagaacacttgaagaaccccCCCTTTTTTCAAGAGGGTCGAATTGaatatgtgtgttttgtgtgaccTACAAAAAAACAAGTTCCTAAAACCTGTGTGCTGAATGTGCTGAATGTGCCTATTTGCCctgaagggttttttttatttgaggaacCAAAcagatgaataataataaaataataaaacaaatagcCTCCAATAGCTCAATACactggttattattattattttttaattacaccccccacacgcacacaccaaTACAACCAAGACTTTCCAAATGATACAATGATAAAAACAACCTTATGTTAGAaagtggaaaaaaggaaaagaaattaaaaccaataaaaaaaatcaaataaagatcatttataaaaaaaaattatattaaaaaaaattaaaaattaaactgcCAGCATAACCTGGAGTGCatcaaaatacaaaagaaaagaattaaATTTAGCATAAAAAGCAGCAGCATTACCTTTTATCATGAATCTAATCTTCTCCAATTTAAGAAAATGTATAACATCACGGAGCCATCATGCAACTGAAGGTGGTTTTAAGGActtacaataataaaacactaCGTCTCGCTAATAAGGATGTGAATGCAAGGATATCTGACTGAGCTCCGGTGGGATGGGGGCAGATCAGTGGGAAAACCTAATATTGCAACAGAGGGATTCATACTAACTTTAAAACCTAAAACCTTtgtcattatttgaaaatactcaaACCAAAATTTTTGTAGAGAAGggcaaaaaaaatacaaatgactTAGATTACATGTGATACATGGGGTAGCATCACATCGATCACAGCGATCTCAGACATTAGGATAAAATATTGATAATTGAGACTTGGATCTGTGAACTCAACGTAATACCTTGAATTATAAAGCACCATAAAGATAAATCCCAGTTCATGTTCTCAAGCACTTTTGATCCTATTAAGGGAGAAACATCTATAGCCATGAGTTGTGAATAAATCCTAGATGAAAGAGATTTCTGAGAGGCATCAAAATGTTGTGCAGTGGTTGTTCAGTAGTTAGGCGGGTATAGTCTAGAAAAAAGGAGGAGGCACAATGTCTAATTTGCAAATAACGGAACAAATGCGAAGAGGAAAAACTCTTCTGCTAATTGAGAAAAGCTACAGAAGACACCAGCTCTGTAAAGATCGCAAAAAGATTTGATCTCTCTCTCACGCCGCATCCTAAAGACCGCATCATTCAAAGCTGGGGGAAATAAGTGATTATCCAGTATAACCATCTAGGATGCCGCAAAGGTTTAAatattcactttaaaaaaaaatcctcttgAAACCAAACGATTACGGTCTCCCCGACTCCGTAATctttaaaccattaaaatctttttttttttggacaactTAATAGAAGTACATGCATCACTATTATCCACTGATGTAAAATAGTGGATCAACTTACCTGTAACATTTTCTAGGGGGATAAGATCCAGGAATGCAGTCATATAGATTATATTTCAGAATTAGTGTGTGGCTATTTATCAGTCACGTTGAAATTAGATGTGGCCCCATCATATGTTCCCCCACCCAAGTGACCCTATTTGGTAAATTTAGTCTTCTTTGGTAAAAATGTTATCTATACTGCCTTTTTTTTAGGCATTTGCATTTCTAAGAATGTAGCGAGCTCTTAAAAGCTCCAGCTTGCTGGGATGATGTGTTGAAATGAGGCTGAAGAAGTGGAACGTGGTGAAATGGAACTAGACCAGGTCAGAGCTTAGTGGCAGAAAAAAGTGTGTAGTATGGGCTGACAGCCGTTTTATGTGTCTCTCCACAGCGTCGTCAAAATGACCAGGTGTACCAGGTAAGCAGAAGAAATGTTCTTAGCACGGATGCATTCATCACACATTCAGATTTTTATCCCATCATTCTAACAAAGTACAGTGTATtgataaatattcataaattaACAATGGCCAAATTATCTCACCATGTCTTCACCTCTGTCTGCACCAGGGTCTGAGCACCGCCACTAAAGACACCTACGATTCACTGCACATGCAGCCTCTGCCCCCACGTCGCTAACAGCAGCAGCTATTAAGTAAAGTTCTGTTCTAACAGTTATGATGCAGTCCATCCAATAACTTGCATTACTGAAGAATGCAAGAGTCGGATTTACGCGTTGTATTCATGTACAATAGTCTCACTCCATCTTGCAAAGTGCCATTCAAATTAGGCTGGTCTGATGTTTTTGATTTGAGCTGTTTGGTATTCAGAGTGAACTGGAAAGCGTTTAATATGGTTAGAGAATTTTAAACCTACTGTAAATACAGTTTGACCAGTGATACAATTATAATACTCTTCACTCCGtgatttttacattgtgttttcaAATATAAAACCTATTCCAATGTCCTTCTACATTTCCAAAAACCTTAAAACAGGACCTAAATGTACATAGAAAAGCCACCAAGATAGTTTATTATGCTCAAACTAACTCAAACTGTACATGTTCCTAAGCACGGACACTCAttaatacactttttttttgaaTGGCATGTTTATTTCCACACATCTGTGCAGTATTTCCCGAGGTAACATTCTTACTTTCACGTGGTGGATGGTTTGCCATACGACATATGTGCTTACTAAAACTAGCATATGAGCTTGTTTCCATCTAGCTATAGACATTTCTGTTTGCACAAACTAGCTACTGTAT containing:
- the cd247 gene encoding T-cell surface glycoprotein CD3 zeta chain — translated: MGHQKIGALAFFVLMLSPAEATALYDPRFCYILDIFLLFYGIIITVLFLRQKFCRPKGKAETESDYQDLKGVRSTYDGLRQRDAESGRARGGRRDMEDTYTRLQKKTEDTYKEIQVKKDRRQNDQVYQGLSTATKDTYDSLHMQPLPPRR